The Candidatus Zixiibacteriota bacterium genome includes the window CTTCCTGGTCTATCTCGCGCTCTCGCCGGGCGAGCAACGGCTCGTCTGGGAGCGAAAGGCGCTCGGGCCGTTTCTGTGGACCGGCATTTTCGAGACGCTGTCGATCGTTTTCATCCTGACCGCGCTCAGCATCGGCGAAGTGACCGTCATCGCCCCGATCGCCGCGAGCTATCCGGTCTGGGCCCTGATCGGCGCGAAGCTTTTTCTCCGCGGCGTGGAGAAGATCCGGCTGCGGACGGCGATCGGGATTTTGAGCGTCGTCGCCGGGACGATCGCAATCCACCTCGGGAAATAGGCGGCTCGCCGAGGGCTTGCGGCCGGAAAGCTCCTTCAATAAGATCGTCGCGTGGCCGGCTTGAAGATCTACGACATATCGCTCACCCTCTCGCCTCGAACCGTCCGCTGGCTGACCTCGCAGCCGATGGAGCTGATCGAGCGCAAGCGCATGCGCCGGGGAGATCCCAACAACTCCTCTTCGATCCACGCGAGCGTTCATGCCGGCACGCACGTCGACGCGCCGTTTCACTTCCTGGCGGACGGGCAGACGATCGAGTCCTTGCCGCTCGAGCTGTTCGTCGGGCCGGCGCGGGTCTGCGCCGTCGAGGCCGCCGAGCAGATCACGGCGGCGGATATCGCCCGGCTGGGGCTGGCGGGGGAGGAGCGCGTCCTCTTCAAGACGCGCAACTCGGCGCTGCTGCAAAAGGAAAGCTACGACCCGAGCTTCGTTTCGTTCTCGGCCGACGGTGCTGCGGCGCTCGCGGACCTCGGCGTCCGCCTGGTGGGGCTGGATTACCTTTCGGTCGCGCGCGCCGACCAGCAGGTGCCGGTCCACCGGGCTTTCCTCGAGCGCGGCGTGATCGTGGTGGAGGGCATCGACCTCTCGGCGGTTCCGCCGGG containing:
- a CDS encoding cyclase family protein: MAGLKIYDISLTLSPRTVRWLTSQPMELIERKRMRRGDPNNSSSIHASVHAGTHVDAPFHFLADGQTIESLPLELFVGPARVCAVEAAEQITAADIARLGLAGEERVLFKTRNSALLQKESYDPSFVSFSADGAAALADLGVRLVGLDYLSVARADQQVPVHRAFLERGVIVVEGIDLSAVPPGRYELICPPVKLAGSDGAPCRAILRELEA